The window TGACCTTTTTGTATAAAATTATACTTTCTCTTTACGAGAAGAACGTTTGAATCCTTGGCGTTTGCTGTTAGATGCGCCACCACGGTCAGAACTTTTTCTGTCTCTGTCACCAGAGTTTGAGCGCTTATTCCATTGACCGCCTTTACCGCCGCCTTGGCCACCCTTGCCACCGCGAGAACGGTCTCCACCGCGACCTCCACGGTCTCCACCACGACCACCACCACGTAACGGAGATTCTTCCGTTAAGTTAATTGGTGTCATGTCTGGCTCATTTGTTAACAATTTTAATGCTGCACAGATAAGCGTCATAGAATCATGCTCTTCTAATAACTGCTCTGCTGCAGTACGATAGTAGTTTAAGTTTTCTGACCCTAACGCTTGCGTTAATTTTTCCATTGAAAGTTTTTGTTTACCTTCTAATGCTTCGTCAAGTGTTGGTGACTTCATTTTTTCCATTTTACGTTTCGTTACTTTTTCAACATGGTGCAAGTAACTGATTTCACGAGGGTTTACAAAAGTAATCGCTTGACCACTTTTCCCTGCACGACCAGTACGTCCAACACGGTGAACATAACTTTCCGGATCTTGTGGAATGTCAAAGTTGTAAACGTGAGTTACACCAGAAATGTCTAATCCACGAGCAGCAACGTCTGTTGCAACTAATACATCAATGTGACCTTCTTTAAATTTACGTAATACACTCATACGTTTTGCTTGAGAAAGGTCACCATGAATACCTTCCGCAGCATAACCACGAACGGTTAATGCTTCAGATAATTCATCAACACGACGCTTTGTGCGACCGAATACGATAGCTAGCTCTGGAGATTGAATATCTAAAAGGCGTGTTAACACATCAAATTTTTTCTTTTCTTGTGTCTCTACATAATATTGTTGAATGTTAGGAACCGTTACTTCTTTCGATTTAACCTTCACATTGATTGGATTCGTCATGAAACGTTCCGCAATCGCACGAATTGGTCCTGGCATTGTAGCAGAGAAAAGTAATGTTTGGTGTTCTTCTGGCACTTCACTTAAGATTTTTTCAATGTCTTCAATGAATCCCATGTTTAACATTTCATCTGCTTCATCAAGAACAGCAACTTTAACGTTATTTAACTTCATTGTTTTTCTGTTGATGTGGTCTAATAGTCGACCTGGCGTACCAACTACAATGTGTGGATATTTCTTTAATGAGCGCATTTGACGTTGAATGTCTTGCCCACCAAAAACAGAAAGAACTCTAACTCTTTTATGATAACTTGCTTTATATAATTCCTCCGCTACTTGAATTGCTAACTCTCGAGTTGGTGCAATAACAAGACCTTGGATGTTGTCGTTGTTTGGATCGATTTTCTCGATTAATGGTAAACCAAACGCAATTGTTTTTCCTGTTCCTGTTTGCGCTTGACCAATAACATCATTACCTTGTAATGCAACTGGAATGGTCTCTGCTTGAATTGGTGTTGCCTCTTCAAACCCCATTTTTTCTACTGACTTCATTAAATTTTCTGATAAACCTAGTTCTTTAAATAATACCAAATTTTTTCCTACTCCTTATCTATACATATTAAATAATCAGATAAGTTTTACACTCACCCAATTGTGTAATAAGTAGACGTTTTTTGTGTAATAAGCACACGGTTTTAAAACACATTACCTGTTATAATAACACATATTTAAAACAAAAGCAACAAAGATAAACAATAGATAGCGGAAGAGCTTAATGTTAGTATTCACCTAAACAAAAGAATTTTGCATAATTGAAATTTGAAGTTTTCTCCAATAGAGCCAGCAATTCCACCTCACTTCCTAATTGACATGACTTCTTCTAACCATTAATACCGATTACTACCTCTTCTAATTTCATACCACGAGAAGCTTTAACTAAAACTATGTCATTGTTGGTCAATTTTTCTAATAGTGCCGTGATTAGAGCATCCTTATCTCGGAAGGAACGCACACGATCTTCACTCATTTTTTTGCGAGCACCTTTTGCAATTTCTTCTCCCAATAATCCATAAGTAAAAACAAAGTCAATTTCCTTTTCATTAATATGACTACCTGTTTCTCGATGGAATTGTTTTTCTAAATCACCAAGCTCCAACATATCACCTAATACGACTATCTTTTGATTATATCCGGTTAATTCCGTTAGTAAGTCGATTGCTGCTTTCATAGATGTTGGACTAGCGTTATATGCATCGTTAATAATCGTCCAACCACTATTCGTATGAATTACTTCATTGCGCATTCCAGTAATGGAAACTTCTTTTAATCCTTTTCTTACATGCTCATCAGTTAAACCTAAATGTTCCGCTACAGCCATCGCTGCTAATGCGTTCGTAACATTATGTTTTCCTAATATAGGAATAAAGAACTCTTTTCCACCTACACTAAATTTAGTGCCATCAGGTTTCATATTAATCGCTTCAGCTACAAGGTCATTATCTACACTGATTCCAAAACGAATAACATTTTCACTTTGACAGACTTTATTATTCGTAAGAAGTGGTTCATCGCCATTGATAATTAGGACTCCGTCTTCTTTAAGTCCACTTGCAATTTCTAGTTTGGCTTCTGCAATACCTTCTCTACTTCCTAGATCCTGTAAGTGCGACTCTCCAATGTTCGTAATGATTGCAGCGTCTGGTTTTGATATGTTAGATAGTAATTCTATTTCTCCTCTACCGCTCATTCCCATTTCTAACACTGCTACTTCTACATCTTCACTCATAGATAAAATGGTTAAAGGTAGCCCGATATGATTGTTGTAGTTTCCTGCTGTTTTATGGACTGTGTACTTCGTTTGAAGAATGGTCGTTACAATAT is drawn from Bacillus alkalisoli and contains these coding sequences:
- a CDS encoding DEAD/DEAH box helicase; amino-acid sequence: MVLFKELGLSENLMKSVEKMGFEEATPIQAETIPVALQGNDVIGQAQTGTGKTIAFGLPLIEKIDPNNDNIQGLVIAPTRELAIQVAEELYKASYHKRVRVLSVFGGQDIQRQMRSLKKYPHIVVGTPGRLLDHINRKTMKLNNVKVAVLDEADEMLNMGFIEDIEKILSEVPEEHQTLLFSATMPGPIRAIAERFMTNPINVKVKSKEVTVPNIQQYYVETQEKKKFDVLTRLLDIQSPELAIVFGRTKRRVDELSEALTVRGYAAEGIHGDLSQAKRMSVLRKFKEGHIDVLVATDVAARGLDISGVTHVYNFDIPQDPESYVHRVGRTGRAGKSGQAITFVNPREISYLHHVEKVTKRKMEKMKSPTLDEALEGKQKLSMEKLTQALGSENLNYYRTAAEQLLEEHDSMTLICAALKLLTNEPDMTPINLTEESPLRGGGRGGDRGGRGGDRSRGGKGGQGGGKGGQWNKRSNSGDRDRKSSDRGGASNSKRQGFKRSSRKEKV
- a CDS encoding UDP-N-acetylmuramoyl-tripeptide--D-alanyl-D-alanine ligase: MINRTLKQVEQMSKGEGLASKFEQLNIKGVANDTRKELTGCLYVPIVGENFNGHVFTEKAVKERGAVASFWQKDQPSPPKDVPLILVDDTIEALQNLASSYRDQLNVKVVGVTGSNGKTTTKDIVTTILQTKYTVHKTAGNYNNHIGLPLTILSMSEDVEVAVLEMGMSGRGEIELLSNISKPDAAIITNIGESHLQDLGSREGIAEAKLEIASGLKEDGVLIINGDEPLLTNNKVCQSENVIRFGISVDNDLVAEAINMKPDGTKFSVGGKEFFIPILGKHNVTNALAAMAVAEHLGLTDEHVRKGLKEVSITGMRNEVIHTNSGWTIINDAYNASPTSMKAAIDLLTELTGYNQKIVVLGDMLELGDLEKQFHRETGSHINEKEIDFVFTYGLLGEEIAKGARKKMSEDRVRSFRDKDALITALLEKLTNNDIVLVKASRGMKLEEVVIGING